In Desulfobulbaceae bacterium, the DNA window GGCATAAATGATGCCCCGGCTATGGCTTTGGCAGACGTAGGGATTGCTATGGGAACAGGCATCGATGTTGCGATAGAGTCTGGTGATATTGTCTTGATGAAGGGGGATTTGGGTGGTGTCGTTACAGCTTTGCAGTTAAGCCGGGCCACCATGAGAAATATCAAGCAAAATCTGTTCTGGGCCTTTGCTTATAATATTGTTGGTATTCCGGTGGCGGCAGGGTTGTTATATATCTTCGGCGGGCCGACATTGAACCCTATGATCGCCGGAGGTGCAATGGCCTTAAGTTCTGTCTCGGTCGTCAGTAACGCCTTGCGGCTTCGGTTTTTTAGCCCGAAACTATAATGGGTTTCTGTTTGGCTGCAGGTGGTTAAAGAGTTGTTGGCTCAGACTTGTCTGATGATTGCTGAGTTTTGAAGTTCCTGAGACATGTACTGGATGCTGTTTTCTGCGTTGCTGATGTCATGGAAATACTTATCTATTACAATAAGAAAGGTGAGGTCGGATGCCTCATTAATGGCTGGTATGATGCGAACCGGAGGGTTGGAGTCGGGGATCTCTTTGACAATAGTATAGGCTTCGGCAAGTGTTGAAACTATTGTTAGCTCTACCCAGAACTGGCCATTTGTTGGTTTGAAACCCTGTTTTGTATCTTTATTTGTATCTTTAGGAAAACGAATATAGGTGTTCGCAGGAACGTTGTCTGGGTTTGTTATGTGAGGGTTTGCTTCAAGAATCTGTTGCAGAAGCAGCGTTCTGTATTGCCCATAGATTTTGGCAATCATTTTACTTAGAAATACTTGGTTATCATATTTTACAGTTCCTAGAAAATCCGGAACCTGATCGTATGATTGCCCTGTAAGGTCAAATGATTCCTGAGCGCTATCACTGGGAAGGCTTGCAGGATTGTTTATAGGAAAAGACGCAGTTTCTCTTTTTAGGTTGGAGTGCAATTCGGCAGTTTGACTGAAGGTAGGACTGCCTGCTGCTGGCCTGATTTCTGTAATTGATTGTTTGCCGTCCGGCTTTATTGAATAGGTGCTAACCCACGAAACAGAACCAAGCGAAATCAGTAGAACTAGTCCTGCTACAACTCCCCCTGCCGTGATGAAACGTGACTTGTGAAACATTGGAGTCTCTTGTGCGCAGACAAGCACGTCAAGCAAATCCGCTCTCCCTTTGTTTTTGACTAGAATGGCAATAATGATTTTTGAGCAGAGCATAACAATTCTGCGCGGATAGCCCTTTGAGATGAGGTGTATTGCGACGGTGGCCAGTGGTGTAAACAGTTTCTTCGAGGGCCCTGAATTTTTTTGGGCTTGATTCAGTCTGAACTGGATCATCTGCCGGGTATCTTTGAAACTCAAGGGGGTTAGCTGATGAAAGGTG includes these proteins:
- a CDS encoding AAA family ATPase, with protein sequence MDLNKEPFSNSPDPEMIYQSNQHQSCLQKIELSIRLKRGLSVVIGDIGTGKSTVCRQLVRRINTPQDQILAHLFLDPEFSSPLEFLTTIYESFDIQSCKELQSEWKIKDAIKNFLLDQAVEKNHIPVLILDEGQKIPGFCIEILREFLNYETNNHKLIQIVIFAQNEFDTMLRQKPNFADRITTFHQLTPLSFKDTRQMIQFRLNQAQKNSGPSKKLFTPLATVAIHLISKGYPRRIVMLCSKIIIAILVKNKGRADLLDVLVCAQETPMFHKSRFITAGGVVAGLVLLISLGSVSWVSTYSIKPDGKQSITEIRPAAGSPTFSQTAELHSNLKRETASFPINNPASLPSDSAQESFDLTGQSYDQVPDFLGTVKYDNQVFLSKMIAKIYGQYRTLLLQQILEANPHITNPDNVPANTYIRFPKDTNKDTKQGFKPTNGQFWVELTIVSTLAEAYTIVKEIPDSNPPVRIIPAINEASDLTFLIVIDKYFHDISNAENSIQYMSQELQNSAIIRQV